Proteins encoded by one window of Aspergillus puulaauensis MK2 DNA, chromosome 4, nearly complete sequence:
- a CDS encoding LYAR-type C2HC zinc finger protein (COG:D;~EggNog:ENOG410PMMZ;~InterPro:IPR036236,IPR014898,IPR039999;~PFAM:PF08790;~go_function: GO:0003677 - DNA binding [Evidence IEA]), whose translation MVSFSCEGCGDVLTKKKLDSHRNQCRGASFTCIDCMVHFQGTQYKSHTSCMSEAQKYQGTLYKEKPAKNQRKGNNNDNRNGNKNDNKPAKLNTPHRAPYVEDAPDSQTNLVPPAPSPPTPSEAKKASTNDGAKVNVFDFMVDEKTPNASKVSLVHPKEQMKMKDHAPSVFEPQASASSNADDDNGSKNYDVAYEEHGFSYGSGPIDPPTYPNNKNAAISMEFMTPAPKKKKDRRGERKQSPPTLTATTSEKKRKRRIDDHDINDADTPMLEAPSSVLNHPGTPLLNHSGLTGGLDRMLRSPSLDDEDASDNPRRRYQDPSSPLKRTRRDEKESHDAGLGISIKNRAERLVSSMFAGSSVSGSSVAGHENEPRKSKKTHKIRNAPSDHGAPSEAGKTKRKISAQMEGERPVRRLKKLEYPERSYSPREDGRELIVYRQENHPDEIQQEMAAHFLSLVTKGPESSRGFSINKVLKRFHKDFTDEFDGDRGRDQGRSRADRERRADDEKDLWRTLRLKQNERGEIVLFF comes from the exons ATGGTTTCATTTTCATGTGAG GGGTGCGGTGATGTTCTCACCAAGAAGAAGCTTGACTCCCATCGCAACCAATGTCGCGGAGCAAGCTTTACCTGCATTGACTGCATGGTCCACTTTCAGGGGACGCAATATAAATCGCATACG TCATGTATGAGCGAGGCTCAGAAATACCAAGGAACACTCTATAAAGAGAAACCGGCCAAGAATCAACGGAAAGgaaacaacaacgacaataGAAACGGGAACAAAAACGATAACAAGCCCGCGAAATTGAACACTCCCCACCGTGCCCCGTACGTGGAAGATGCTCCCGATTCGCAAACCAACCTTGTCCCTCCTGCTCCGAGCCCCCCTACTCCAAGCGAAGCCAAGAAAGCGTCGACAAATGACGGTGCCAAGGTCAATGTATTCGATTTCATGGTTGATGAAAAGACGCCAAATGCGTCCAAGGTGTCTCTTGTCCACCCGAAAgagcagatgaagatgaaggacCACGCGCCTTCGGTTTTTGAACCTCAAGCGTCTGCGAGCAGCAACGCCGATGATGACAATGGAAGCAAAAACTACGATGTCGCTTACGAGGAACACGGTTTCTCTTACGGTTCTGGTCCAATCGATCCACCAACCTATCCGAACAACAAGAATGCTGCTATATCGATGGAGTTCATGACCCCCGcgccgaagaaaaagaaggaccGGCGGGGAGAGAGGAAGCAATCGCCTCCGACTTTAACTGCAACTACTAgtgagaagaagcggaagcgcCGTATTGACGACCATGATATCAATGACGCAGATACTCCTATGCTCGAGGCTCCATCTAGCGTGTTGAACCACCCAGGAACGCCGTTGCTCAACCATTCCGGACTGACAGGCGGGCTCGACCGCATGCTCCGGTCACCTTCTttagacgatgaagacgctTCGGACAATCCGCGCCGACGGTACCAGGACCCTTCATCGCCTCTCAAGCGCACCCGTCGTGACGAGAAGGAAAGCCACGATGCCGGTCTCGGCATCTCGATTAAAAACCGAGCCGAGCGCCTGGTCTCTTCTATGTTTGCTGGTTCCAGCGTTTCCGGAAGCAGTGTTGCCGGTCACGAGAACGAGCCTCGCAAGTCCAAGAAGACTCACAAGATTCGCAACGCCCCGAGCGACCATGGCGCCCCATCCGAGGCCGGTAAGACCAAGCGCAAGATTAGTGCGCAAATGGAGGGGGAACGCCCAGTGCGTCGTCTCAAGAAACTCGAGTATCCCGAGCGTTCGTACTCGCCACGAGAGGACGGTCGCGAGTTGATCGTTTACCGGCAGGAGAACCACCCGGACGAGATCCAGCAAGAGATGGCTGCGCACTTTTTGTCTTTAGTGACCAAGGGACCAGAGAGCTCCCGAGGTTTCTCCATCAACAAGGTTCTCAAGCGATTCCACAAAGACTTCACAGACGAGTTCGACGGAGACCGCGGACGAGATCAAGGTCGAAGCCGCGCAGATCGCGAACGGAGGGCAgatgatgagaaggatcTATGGCGTACGCTGCGTCTGAAGCAGAACGAGCGAGGGGAGATTGTGTTGTTTTtctaa
- a CDS encoding uncharacterized protein (TransMembrane:1 (o26-42i)), translating into MIPSPVLYHQPLPDPSTSMCPTYMEAVRWLLYLISLSILLTIKGPPASFFKTQLLLCRCEAGAVECEIALNRRFGLGFVNASKEVFFLDNTSIYPPSLLCMKQAKSFYLSTSSR; encoded by the coding sequence ATGATTCCCTCTCCTGTACTTTATCATCAACCATTACCAGATCCTTCTACAAGCATGTGTCCTACCTATATGGAAGCGGTGCGATGGTTGCTTTATTTGATTTCACTGTCCATATTACTCACAATTAAGGGACCTCCCGCATCTTTTTTCAAGACTCAATTGCTGCTATGCAGATGTGAAGCAGGTGCTGTTGAATGCGAGATTGCTTTGAATCGGCGTTTCGGGTTGGGATTTGTCAATGCATCCAAGGAGGTCTTTTTCTTggataatactagtatttacCCACCGAGCTTGTTATGTATGAAGCAAGCCAAGTCATTCTATCTATCTACTTCATCTAGGTAG
- a CDS encoding alpha/beta hydrolase (COG:S;~EggNog:ENOG410PJEQ;~InterPro:IPR022742,IPR029058;~MEROPS:MER0017242;~PFAM:PF12697,PF12146;~TransMembrane:1 (o20-44i)): protein MSESPPPPPSWSIGSMANSAVQFLRLPMLASSGLAVVASGLLYFKQNELIYPRNIPTDARTSVPKPRQFGLDDYEELQLRTPDGESLHAYFIRAPPKRLDQNLTVLMFHGNAGNVGHRIPIAKVLQDFLGCHVLMLEYRGYGLSTGVPDENGLKIDAQTALDHLRQRGETADSRIIIYGQSLGGAVAINLVATNEDKGGIAGLILENTFLSIRKLIPSVFPPARYLARFCHQTWTSEEVLPKITQTPVLFLSGLKDEIIPPANMTQLFAICNANRKVWRTLPNGAHNDSVAEPGYFEHIHSFVTEEILKN, encoded by the exons ATGTCGGAATCTCCGCCGCCCCCACCATCGTGGAGTATAGGCAGTATGGCCAACAGTGCAGTCCAGTTTCTGCGTCTTCCGATGCTAGCATCGTCCGGCCTAGCTGTTGTTGCTAGTGGCCTCTTGTATTTCAAGCAAAA TGAGCTTATCTACCCGCGAAATATCCCTACCGATGCACGTACAAGTGTCCCCAAACCTCGCCAGTTCGGATTGGATGACTACGaggagcttcagcttcgcACGCCGGATGGCGAATCGTTGCATGCCTACTTCATTCGTGCTCCGCCCAAGCGATTGGACCAGAACCTTACCGTGCTGATGTTTCATGGAAATGCAGGCAACGTGGGTCATCGCATTCCCATCGCGAAGGTTCTGCAAGATTTCTTGGGGTGTCATGTTCTGATGCTAGAGTATCGGGGCTACGGTTTATCCACTGGGGTCCCTGACGAGAATGGTCTAAAAATCGACGCTCAGACAGCGCTCGATCACCTGCGGCAAAGGGGAGAGACGGCGGACTCACGGATTATCATATATGGACAGAgtcttggaggagctgtggCAATCAACCTTGTCGCTACCAACGAAGACAAGGGTGGCATTGCCGGGTTGATCCTCGAGAATACCTTCCTTAGCATCCGAAAGTTGATCCCCAG CGTCTTCCCCCCGGCCCGGTATCTTGCTCGATTCTGCCACCAGACATGGACGAGCGAGGAGGTTCTGCCAAAGATAACCCAGACCCCTGTGCTGTTTCTGAGCGGATTAAAAGACGAGATTATACC ACCAGCGAACATGACACAGCTGTTTGCTATTTGCAACGCCAACCGCAAAGTGTGGCGAACACTTCCAAACGGCGCACATAACGATAGTGTGGCTGAGCCAGGATACTTCGAGCATATCCATTCTTTTGTTACGGAAGAAATCCTGAAAAATTAA
- a CDS encoding flavin-linked sulfhydryl oxidase ERV2 (COG:O;~EggNog:ENOG410PQ4I;~InterPro:IPR036774,IPR017905,IPR039799;~PFAM:PF04777;~go_function: GO:0016971 - flavin-linked sulfhydryl oxidase activity [Evidence IEA];~go_function: GO:0016972 - thiol oxidase activity [Evidence IEA];~go_process: GO:0055114 - oxidation-reduction process [Evidence IEA]): MANRQITRRILISASILVFFLFVLFIQPYGPPSPAVRAPGHLDKTTPVHDDLKEGGIVMPRLGNETAKAELGRATWKYFHTMLARYPEEPTEEQQETLHSYIYLFARLYPCGECASHFQQHLKKYPPQVSSRNAAAGWGCFIHNEVNSMLEKPEFDCTKLGDFYDCGCAEGEDESGGNDSDSGHKATPRESSDGNDAISPVEISREPITRGG; this comes from the exons ATGGCAAACCGCCAGATCACAAGGCGTATCTTGATAAGCGCTTCtattttagttttttttctcttcgtcCTGTTCATCCAACCCTATGGACCCCCTAGTCCAGCAGTCCGAGCTCCCGGCCACCTCGATAAAACCACACCTGTTCACGATGATCTAAAGGAAGGGGGCATTGTGATGCCCCGTCTAGGCAATGAGACGGCGAA AGCCGAATTAGGTCGCGCAACATGGAAGTACTTCCACACTATGCTCGCTCGTTACCCCGAAGAGCCCACTGAAGAACAACAAGAGACGCTCCACTCATACATCTACCTTTTTGCGCGACTATATCCATG CGGTGAATGCGCGTCGCACTTCCAACAACACCTGAAGAAATACCCCCCGCAAGTCTCTTCCCGGAATGCGGCTGCAGGATGGGGCTGCTTCATCCACAACGAAGTCAATTCAATGCTCGAAAAGCCCGAGTTCGACTGTACTAAGCTCGGAGACTTTTATGACTGCGGCTGTGCtgagggtgaagatgaaAGCGGGGGCAATGACTCTGATAGTGGGCACAAGGCCACCCCTCGCGAAAGCAGCGATGGCAATGATGCTATCTCGCCTGTGGAGATATCCCGGGAACC TATCACTCGTGGAGGGTAG
- a CDS encoding ATP11 family protein (BUSCO:EOG09264BIX;~COG:O;~EggNog:ENOG410PN42;~InterPro:IPR010591;~PFAM:PF06644;~go_component: GO:0005739 - mitochondrion [Evidence IEA];~go_process: GO:0065003 - protein-containing complex assembly [Evidence IEA]): MASIRSLAFQSLARTRTPFIRSQQRRWAQVHDVRFLATHRDPSQVLEKYRSKLDQKAQQEGFQSVESLKEAHQEKIDKLRREASTILTPEPPTPSATPQPPPPPPSAQTTAQSQVAAASKSTGIKALSSYLDVEKVRALPPKEIEALWRIRHASNPNSICAVVPLETYERIMTAARQNPQFILPLPRTTETPQAPEANATASDEKNGADIHFLQWAFHPPASTPSAVNSHTSTVIFTPLAAYKLHGSFAQPHTTITHHLDLADDKGLVLMHGQVMPDSGVSTSEATWLVSCVQRFYDFGGQASGRKGELLRMFTQGDVQNFKIEELMAEAEKL; the protein is encoded by the exons ATGGCGTCTATCAGATCCCTGGCTTTCCAATCCCTAGCGCGGACCCGGACTCCCTTCATCCGGTCTCAACAGCGCCGGTGGGCTCAAGTCCATGATGTTCGCTTCCTTGCGACCCATCGCGACCCCAGCCAGGTCTTGGAGAAATACCGATCGAAGCTCGACCAGAAGGCGCAACA GGAGGGCTTCCAATCTGTCGAATCCCTAAAGGAAGCCCATCAAGAAAAGATTGATAAGCTCCGCCGCGAAGCATCAACAATCCTGACCCCCGAACCTCCAACGCCCTCCGCAACTCCTcaaccccctcctcctccaccgtctGCTCAAACCACTGCTCAATCCCAAGTCGCAGCCGCCTCAAAGTCAACCGGTATCAAAGCCCTGAGCTCCTacctcgacgtcgagaaaGTCCGCGCTCTCCCTCCCAAAGAGATTGAAGCTCTCTGGCGCATCCGCCACGCCTCAAACCCCAATTCCATTTGCGCTGTTGTCCCGTTGGAAACTTACGAGCGCATTATGACTGCGGCCCGTCAGAACCCGCAGTTCATCCTCCCACTGCCACGCACCACCGAGACCCCCCAAGCACCCGAAGCGAACGCCACGGCATCCGATGAGAAGAACGGCGCAGATATTCATTTCTTGCAGTGGGCCTTCCACCCGCCTGCGTCGACACCCTCAGCGGTCAACTCGCATACATCTACTGTAATCTTTACTCCACTGGCTGCGTACAAACTGCACGGTTCTTTTGCCCAGCCGCATACGACAATCACGCACCATCTAGACCTCGCGGATGACAAAGGGTTGGTTCTTATGCATGGCCAGGTGATGCCTGATTCTGGAGTGTCGACTTCTGAAGCTACGTGGTTGGTTAGCTGTGTGCAGCGGTTTTACGATTTCGGTGGGCAGGCGAGCGGCCGGAAGGGCGAGCTGCTGCGCATGTTTACCCAGGGTGACGTCCAGAACTTCAAGATTGAAGAACTGATGGCCGAGGCGGAGAAGTTGTAA